Proteins from a single region of Coriobacteriia bacterium:
- a CDS encoding NusG domain II-containing protein, whose translation MTKWDRVLVIAIVVLAITALPVATALAGGGANRVVITGPHGRTVLPIGVPRRVTVEGALGPVEVVISDGAARVTESSCPDKLCVRSGPIAAAGHAVVCAPNGVTVVVGGDERGVFDAVVR comes from the coding sequence TTGACCAAGTGGGATCGTGTCCTCGTGATCGCGATCGTGGTCTTGGCGATCACAGCCCTTCCGGTCGCGACCGCGCTGGCCGGTGGAGGCGCGAACCGCGTCGTGATCACCGGGCCTCACGGTCGCACCGTCCTTCCGATCGGTGTCCCGCGCCGCGTGACCGTCGAAGGGGCGCTCGGGCCGGTCGAGGTCGTCATATCCGACGGAGCGGCCCGCGTCACCGAGTCGTCGTGTCCCGACAAGCTGTGCGTGCGCTCGGGTCCGATCGCCGCTGCGGGTCATGCTGTCGTCTGTGCTCCCAACGGCGTCACCGTCGTCGTAGGTGGTGATGAGCGTGGCGTCTTCGACGCCGTCGTTCGCTAG
- a CDS encoding Gx transporter family protein, giving the protein MSVASSTPSFASHVVVAAPRSTGALARAACLLAMGSVLGLVESWLVPALPLPGVRLGLANLAVVLAMVLVGDGRALAVSIGRVIIVGAATGSLGGPGSALAAGGALAAWTVMVALRRLGGERFSVVGWSAAGSAAHVLAQIGVACALAGSFAPLFVAPVSVLAGLVFGVIIGYLALLLLSRIPLAAYASR; this is encoded by the coding sequence ATGAGCGTGGCGTCTTCGACGCCGTCGTTCGCTAGCCACGTCGTGGTCGCCGCCCCGCGCAGTACTGGAGCGCTCGCGCGCGCCGCATGCCTGCTCGCGATGGGTTCGGTGCTCGGTCTCGTCGAGAGCTGGCTCGTCCCCGCGCTCCCGCTCCCAGGCGTGCGACTCGGGCTCGCGAACCTCGCGGTGGTCCTCGCCATGGTGCTCGTCGGGGACGGTCGGGCCCTGGCCGTCTCGATCGGGCGGGTGATCATCGTGGGCGCCGCGACGGGCTCTCTCGGCGGCCCGGGGAGCGCTCTCGCCGCGGGCGGCGCCCTGGCCGCCTGGACCGTGATGGTCGCGCTCCGTCGTCTCGGCGGGGAGCGCTTCTCCGTGGTCGGCTGGTCGGCGGCCGGTTCCGCCGCCCACGTGCTGGCGCAGATCGGCGTCGCGTGCGCGCTGGCCGGATCGTTCGCGCCGCTGTTCGTCGCACCCGTGTCCGTGCTGGCCGGGCTCGTCTTCGGCGTCATCATCGGCTATCTCGCCCTGCTTCTCCTCTCCCGCATCCCCCTCGCCGCGTACGCGTCTCGGTGA
- a CDS encoding RnfABCDGE type electron transport complex subunit B yields the protein MLVLKAVLVLAALGAFSAALLATAARRFHVDVDPKVELVFEALPGSNCGACGNPSCFAVAERVSAGSLKVDTCVAGGQSVADALAKVLGVTGVEVEASVSVLHCGGGTRSARSYRYSGLHSCNAVARLAGGPLRCPAGCIGFGDCARACPFDAIIMGDDGLPIVDLEACTGCGICVRECPRAGSHHLLELLPVATRVVVRCSTRERVKERRESCPVCCIACKKCEKVCDVDAIVVVDGLAVIDQALCTACGACIEECPQNCIGRIDQGACAAEVSA from the coding sequence ATGCTCGTCTTGAAGGCGGTACTCGTGCTCGCGGCGCTCGGCGCGTTCTCCGCGGCGCTGCTGGCCACCGCCGCGAGGCGTTTCCATGTCGACGTCGACCCGAAGGTCGAGCTGGTCTTCGAGGCGCTGCCGGGCTCGAACTGTGGGGCGTGCGGCAATCCGTCGTGCTTCGCCGTCGCCGAGCGCGTCTCGGCCGGCTCGCTGAAGGTCGACACGTGCGTCGCCGGCGGCCAGTCCGTCGCCGACGCCCTCGCGAAGGTCCTCGGCGTCACCGGGGTCGAGGTCGAGGCGTCGGTGAGCGTGCTCCACTGCGGCGGAGGCACCCGGTCGGCGCGTTCGTACCGCTACAGCGGGCTCCACTCGTGCAACGCGGTCGCGCGTCTCGCAGGCGGCCCTCTGCGCTGTCCCGCCGGATGCATCGGGTTCGGCGACTGCGCTCGCGCGTGCCCCTTCGATGCGATCATCATGGGCGACGACGGTCTTCCCATCGTCGACCTCGAGGCTTGTACCGGATGTGGCATCTGCGTGCGGGAATGCCCGCGTGCGGGGTCCCATCACCTTCTCGAACTCCTGCCTGTCGCCACCAGGGTCGTCGTCCGCTGCTCCACGCGCGAGCGCGTGAAGGAACGCCGCGAGAGCTGCCCGGTCTGCTGCATCGCGTGTAAGAAGTGCGAGAAGGTCTGTGATGTCGACGCGATCGTCGTCGTCGACGGTCTCGCCGTCATCGACCAGGCACTCTGTACGGCTTGCGGAGCTTGCATCGAGGAGTGCCCGCAGAACTGCATCGGACGTATCGACCAGGGGGCCTGTGCCGCGGAGGTCAGCGCTTGA
- the radC gene encoding DNA repair protein RadC, with product MAPRLGGLARSPRELLLCGRADALSDAGLLSVLVGEDGDEAGRAILEAHPLPDGLWRACAEDLQRCARVGPARAARVIAGIELGRRVSAWPKSVRPLVSSPEDVVRLCGPQLRGLDREHFWALALNTKNQLLRAFEVSVGSLNASIVHPRELYKEAVRVSAASLVVVHNHPSGDPTPSGADIQLTRRLVKAGDVLGIELLDHVVVGDGETHASLRELGVM from the coding sequence ATGGCGCCCCGGCTCGGAGGGTTGGCCCGCTCGCCGCGGGAACTGCTGCTGTGCGGAAGGGCCGACGCGCTCTCGGACGCCGGATTGCTCTCCGTGCTCGTAGGTGAGGACGGCGACGAAGCGGGACGGGCGATACTCGAGGCACACCCGCTGCCCGACGGACTGTGGCGGGCGTGCGCCGAGGACCTGCAGCGATGCGCCAGGGTCGGGCCCGCTCGCGCCGCTAGAGTGATAGCCGGCATCGAGCTCGGCAGACGCGTGTCGGCGTGGCCGAAGTCCGTGAGGCCCCTCGTGTCCTCTCCCGAGGACGTCGTGAGGTTGTGCGGCCCTCAGCTGCGCGGACTCGATCGCGAGCACTTCTGGGCGCTGGCCCTGAACACGAAGAACCAGCTGTTGCGGGCGTTCGAGGTCTCCGTCGGGAGTCTGAACGCGTCGATCGTCCATCCGCGGGAACTCTACAAGGAGGCCGTCCGTGTCTCGGCCGCCTCGCTGGTCGTGGTGCACAACCACCCGAGCGGCGACCCGACGCCGAGCGGTGCGGACATACAACTCACGAGGCGGCTCGTGAAGGCCGGCGACGTGCTCGGGATCGAGTTGCTCGATCACGTCGTCGTCGGCGACGGCGAGACGCACGCGTCCTTGCGCGAACTGGGCGTGATGTAG